DNA sequence from the Thermodesulfobacteriota bacterium genome:
TGCATCAAAGCGGGGATGAATGACTACCTCTCTAAACCCGTTCAAAAAGAGGTCCTCGTCGAGACGATTCGGAAGTGGGTTCGAGATTGAGGATCGGCGGAAAAAATGCTCATCATCAGAAGGGGGAACAATATGGACCTCAAGACGTTGGCCGAACAAGTGGATTTGGAAGTAGAGGAGTATCGGGAGATGATCGAGCTCTTTCTCCAGACGGTGACCCTTCAGCTCCATCATCTGAAAGCCGCCCTTGAAACGGGGGATAGTCAAAAGGTCGCAGAGACGGCCCACTCGATCAAAGGCTCCTCGGCAAGCCTCGGTTTGACCCAGATCTCAGGGATGGCAAGAGGGATGGAGCTCAAGGCCCGCGAGAACAACCTGAACGAAGCTGCCCTGGCCTTTCAAACGATCAAAGCCGAAATCCACCAGATCGCCCAGTGGGTGTCAGATCTCCGATAGGAAAGGGACCCGGAGGAGAGGAAGACCAATGGAACGAAAAAGCCTTGTCGTCGATAATGACCCCATCATGTTGAAGTGGATGTCAAACTTTCTTGAAAACGAGGGATATCAGGTCGTCACCGGAGAGGATGGATTGGAGGCCCTCAATCTTCTGAAACATTACAAGCCGGATATCATCTTCGCCGACCTCATCATGCCCAATATCGATGGAGAGAAACTCTGCCAGGTCATCCGGAGGGACCCGGGGTTGAAGGATGTCTTCCTGGTGGTCTTTTCCGCGGCAGCTCCGGAGGAGAACCTCCATCTTTACGACACCGGCGCAGATGTCTGTATCGCAAAGTCCTCCTTCGACAAGATGGCCAAACAGATTCGAAAAGCCCTCGAGGAATATCAAAGGAGGGCGCGTCATGCGGCCTCAAAGCCTCTGATCGATTTTGACGATGCCTTTCCCCGGCAGATCACCCGGGAGTTGCTCAACAGCCGGAAGCATTTCGAGCTGATTCTCAGGAGCATGGAGGAGGGCATACTCGAGATCACACCTCAAGGCCAGATCATCTATAGTAATCCCTCGGCCCTCTCTCTGGTCGGGCTTCCAGAGGAGAGGCTCCTGGCTTCCAATTTCATCGAACTGTTTCAGGAAATGGACCGGGAGAAGATCAAGGGATATCTCTCCTCCCTTGAGACCAACGGGCGGAGAATCAAGATCGATCCTCCCCTCCCGTTGAACGGAAAACAGATCTCGCTGACCTTGCTCTCCATCCC
Encoded proteins:
- a CDS encoding Hpt domain-containing protein, producing MLIIRRGNNMDLKTLAEQVDLEVEEYREMIELFLQTVTLQLHHLKAALETGDSQKVAETAHSIKGSSASLGLTQISGMARGMELKARENNLNEAALAFQTIKAEIHQIAQWVSDLR